Within the Chitinivorax sp. B genome, the region TAAGCGAAACCTGTATAAAGCTACGGGCAGTTTAGGGAATAACGTCACATAGGTTTTGTTTGTAACGGAGAACCTGTTCAAGACCTGTCATAAGCAGCACATGCCATCGGCCTCAGAGCGAAAAACATTGTGCAAGTTCAACATCTAGTGAATACCGTGTCAGAGCCAATATCCGCAACAATCACGCATAATATGCTTGCACATGATGTGCCTCCAACACTGACAAATCAGTTAAGGCTTTAAGCAGTCCAATTCCAACCACACCACCATAGATGTGAAGATCACCAAGATAGATTACTTTCACATGATGGCATTGCTTACCCGTTAATTGTAGTTGGCCGGATCGATTGTTAACGAGTCCTTATGCTGTTTAGCTCGTGAGGAGGTCGATTTGTCTGTCGATACGGTGGTGGGCAAAGAGATGGTTTGATTGAACTTCGCAGATTTCAAGGCTGCCTCCAGCACCACCATGACCGCCAGCGCTTGTTCAGGCGGGACCGGATTGGCACCGCCTTGCTGAATGGAATCGGCAATACCTTGGTAATAGTGGCGATAATCACCGGAGGGAACGGGTAGTAACTCGACGGCACCGCTTTCACCCAGATACAGGGTGCCATGCAGTGGATCTAAGCCCCAGTCCATACAACCGGGTTGCTGACCATCCCGCAGACTATCCTCCTGAGTATCCAGGCCGAATTTGGTCCAACTGGCCAAGGTGCCGTGTGCCGCGAAGCGTGGCATGCCACCCGCGACCAAAACCGATGCCTGGAGTACGATTTGCCTGCGGCCATAGTCCAGCACCACATGAACCCAGTCAGTAGCGACAGCCCCCGGCCTTAATTTGGCCAGTCTGGCGGTGACGCTTTGTGGCATACCGAACAGTTGTAATGCCTGATCGATCAAATGCGGCCCCAGGTCGTACCACAGGCCACCACCGGGCTGATCCTGTTCCCGCCAGCGGTGACGTACCTCCGGGCGGAAGCGATTGAAATTGGATTCCAGGTGAACCACGTTCCCTAATCGCCCACTTGTGATCACTGCCTGCAAGGCGAGAAAATCGCTGTCCCAGCGCCGATTATGAAACACGGACAACAGACGATGACGGAATCTGGCTTCAGCCAGCAGGGCTTCAGCTTCAGCAACCGTGAGGGTAAACGGTTTGTCGATCACCACGTGCTTGTTGGCTTGCAATGCCTGCATGGCCAACGATGCATGGGAATCGTTCGGGCTGGCAATTACCACCAAGTCGATGTCTGGATGGTTAAGCGTAGCCAATGGTGAGCTATCCACCACCACCAATGGGTAGTCGGCCAAGACTTTTGCAGGTTGGCTGGATGCAACCCTGGACAACGTCATGGCTGAAATCGACTGAATCAACGGCGCATGGAAGGTTTTACCCGCAAAGCCATACCCAATCAGGCCAACACGTAATGGATTGGATATCATCGTCAGGCAGCCTCGACAGTGGTCAGGTGGAGTGTGGAAGGGAACGACTGCCAAGCAGGTGCCCGGTCACAATACAACCGTTGGAAGTTGGTCAGATCCGCAACAGCATGAGGTTCAACCCGGTCAAACTTCATATGATCCAGCACCAGCCATTGCTCTGCACTGCTGCGAATCAGTTCTCGCTTAACTTCTGCATCGGCTTGATCGGTTGCAGTAACGCCACATCGAGGATGGAGAGCGCAAGCACCGAGAATGGCAATATCCGCGCGAAAATTGCGGATGGTTTCGATGGCAGATTGCCCATGAAACAACCGTTGCCGCGGATCCCACAAACCACCCGTCAAGATGAGGGTGATATCCGGTTTGATGGACAATACGTTGGCAATATCCAGCGAATGGGTCAGCACCGCGGCGGGCCCCGTCAGTGCCTGAGCCACCGCCAGCACCGTAGTTCCTGCATCCAGCATCAGGCGGCTACCCGGCGGAATCTGTTCAGCAACCGCTCGCCCCAGTGCAGTTTTGACCTCAGGAACCAATTGCTGACGTGCTTCACGGCTCATGGCTGGCACGTCCAACAACACTGCACCGCCATGTGTTTTCAATAGCAGACCTTGCTTGGCCAACTGCTGTAAATCCCGACGGATGGTGTCATCAGATACTTCAAGCCAACGCGCCAGGTCACCCACACTTACCCGGCCTTCATCGGTCAATCGTTGCAGGATCACCTGCTGTCGTTCTGCTGTAAACATCTGGCCATGATGCGGCATTGATCGAAATTTTGCAAATATTTGCGGCTTTATGTATAGAAAACC harbors:
- a CDS encoding oxidoreductase — encoded protein: MISNPLRVGLIGYGFAGKTFHAPLIQSISAMTLSRVASSQPAKVLADYPLVVVDSSPLATLNHPDIDLVVIASPNDSHASLAMQALQANKHVVIDKPFTLTVAEAEALLAEARFRHRLLSVFHNRRWDSDFLALQAVITSGRLGNVVHLESNFNRFRPEVRHRWREQDQPGGGLWYDLGPHLIDQALQLFGMPQSVTARLAKLRPGAVATDWVHVVLDYGRRQIVLQASVLVAGGMPRFAAHGTLASWTKFGLDTQEDSLRDGQQPGCMDWGLDPLHGTLYLGESGAVELLPVPSGDYRHYYQGIADSIQQGGANPVPPEQALAVMVVLEAALKSAKFNQTISLPTTVSTDKSTSSRAKQHKDSLTIDPANYN
- a CDS encoding DeoR/GlpR family DNA-binding transcription regulator; the encoded protein is MFTAERQQVILQRLTDEGRVSVGDLARWLEVSDDTIRRDLQQLAKQGLLLKTHGGAVLLDVPAMSREARQQLVPEVKTALGRAVAEQIPPGSRLMLDAGTTVLAVAQALTGPAAVLTHSLDIANVLSIKPDITLILTGGLWDPRQRLFHGQSAIETIRNFRADIAILGACALHPRCGVTATDQADAEVKRELIRSSAEQWLVLDHMKFDRVEPHAVADLTNFQRLYCDRAPAWQSFPSTLHLTTVEAA